DNA from Brevibacterium sp. 'Marine':
TGGTTGAGGCCAGCTTCGAGTCCTCGACGAGCTTCTTCGTCGAATGCAATCATCTTTGCCATAGCGGCTTAGATCCTCCCTGATGGAGTGGAGTGGGAATCCAGAGCAGTCGTCAGCGCCCGCGACGGCAGAGAGTGTGTCCGCATGTTCCATTCCACATATGGACCACGCTCTCGAGACGACTGGTGGGAACCCATCGGTTTTCACCAGTACTAGATTTAGCACTCTCCCCATGCGAGTGCAAATATTCATTGCCTGCCATGACGGGCTCAGGAGGGCGCGAGCCACGAGTTCTCGGCGCCGGAGGAAGGAGCAGAGGGCATTTCGGCCCAGCGCGAAACGGTTAGCGCAGGTGGCGCACCCGGAGTGGTGGGGCCTCAGACCCGGCCCTCGGCTCGCGCCCCAAGCCTGCGAACAGACTCCGCCCGCGACCTGCAGGTCGACTTCAGAAGCCTCTCCCGTCCACACTTTCGGCATTCGGTACTGTCTTCTCCGAAAATCACACCGAGGAAAGTGAGTACTACGAAACAAGGTGGTCAATTACGCCGATTGAATCATGACGAGCAAGTCGCAGGCATCAAGTGGCCACGATCCGGAGGGCACTCCCGCGCGAGCACTCCCCCGCAGGCACTCCCCCCGCGAGCCCCAAGGTCACTCACCCGAGGGCACCCCCGCGGGCACTGAAAAGCGCCGAGCAGTTGCCTGCTCGGCGCTTCCCCCGTGCGGTTGGTGCCGGTTGGCCCGAAGGCCGTTCCGACCACCCGCCGCAGCGGATCAGAAAACTGTGCTGACAGCAGCCAGTCTCAGAGGAGGGTGACGGACTCCGCCTGAGGACCCTTTTGTCCTTCTCCTACTTCGAACTGAACCTGCTGGCCCTCTTCGAGAGAGCGGTAGCCGTCCATCTGGATTGCGCTCCAGTGAACGAACACGTCCTGGTTGTCGCCTTCGAGGGTGATGAATCCATAGCCCTTTTCAGCGTTGAACCACTTGACGGTACCTTGTGCCATTACTTCTCCATACAGTGCAGTGCCATTGAAATCCCGCATCGCAGCCGCGATCAGATGACCCCACCTGAGATACGGAAGCTAGTAAAACTCAACTGACCCCGCGACTTCTCTCATTGACCTCTAGAGAATTATCTCGGTGAAGCACGAATAGAACACAAGGTGCTGTGCTTGCCTAGCTGTTGCAACTCTACCGCAGGCGCGCATCCCACCTAGAGCGGTTCAGCACTGTTATAGATTCGTTATCTAAGGGTTTCTGCCCTGTTCACAGCGGGGATCGCTAAGAATGGAATCAGACCGTTCGGTCAGGAATTCGCCGAGGCGGCCGACCGCCCTATGCCCAACCGCGACCGAGGCGTCCCCGTCTCATACCCCCATCGCCGAGGCGATCGAGACCGAACCGATCCAGCCGACGCAGTCTCATTGCCGCGCGACCGAATCGCGTCGGGTCACTCCGAGTCCCCGCCTTCGCTGGGCTCGGGTCCGCGATCGGCGATGTCCGAACAGATGACGACGGTGATATCGGCTTCGAAGTCGGACGAGGCCTCCGTGGCCGAGACTCCCAGCGACTTGGCGACGAGCTTGGCCTGCGAGGCGTTCTCTTCGCCGTTGTAGTACACCGTCGAATCCGTGAGATTCGTCGAGTAGTTGCCGACCTGGCCGAGCTTCCAGCCCTTCTCTTCGACCGCCTCGGAGAACTTCTTCGCAGCGCCGGAGACGCCGGAGCCGTTGAGGACGTCGACGGTGATCGAGTCGTCTGCGACACTGACTTCGCTCTCGCTCGGCGAGGGTTCGGCCGATGTTGATTCGGAAGCCGGAGGATCGGCGATCTTCGATTCGGGGTTGCCCATCGAGGAGAAGATGATGTTGATGGCGGCCACGACCAGCAGGACCGCGACCAGGGCGAGGATGATGACCAGCGAGATGGCACCGATGTTCGACGACGCCGCGGATTCCTGTCGATGGGCACCGCTGCGCCGGCCGGGCTCGATCTCGTCGAATTCGTCGGTCATGTCTACCTCGAGACGCGGGCTTGGGCGCGTTCGCTCTGCCGCGTGCTGCGGATTCGGCGAAGGCGCTTGACCAGCATGGGGTCGCTGGCCAGTGCTGCAGGGTTGTCGAGAAGCGAGTTCAGTATCTGGAAGTAGCTGGTGGCGGACATGTCGAAGCGCTCACGGATCGCGTGATCCTTGGCGCCACCGTATTTCCACCACCGCCGCTCGAATTCCAAAACGGCCACCTCGAGCTCGCTCAGTTCTGAGGTGTCGTCATTCGGCGGCATAGAGGTTGTGCTCCTTCGAGAGGTGTCTGTGCTTCTATATTATCGCCCGATCGACGGTACCGAAATTTCCGGCGCGCCGCCGCGGATGTGAGGTCGGTCCCCGAACGGCCCACGTCAGCCCCGAGCCGACCGCATCACCCCGCCGCATGACACCGGATCGGTGACCGTGACGACGGGGTGAAGGGAACGACCTTCGCCGAGGCGGGGCCGCCTCGGCGGACCGAGTGACCCGATCTCGAGGATCGGATCGACCCCGTATCCGACCGCGAGGACAGGCCCGCCTCGGCGGAATCGGATCAGCGGATGCGGATGTTGACCTGCTTGATCTGGGTGAAGCCCTCGAGCATACCCTCCAGCGATGCCTCGCGTCCGAAACCGGAGGTCTTCATGCCGCCGTAGGACTGTCCGGCCAGCTGACCGCCGCCCTGGTTGACCTGGACCCAGCCGGACTCGATCCGGTTGGCCATGGTCAGGGCCGCGTCGACGTCCTTGGTGAAGACGAAGGCCGCGAGACCGAAGTCGGAGTCGTTGGCCATGTCGATGACCTCGTCGATGTCCTTCCACGGGATGACCGAGAGGACGGGGCCGAAGATCTCTTCACGGCTGGTCTGCCAGTCGTTCTTCGCCTTCGAGAAGATCACGGGTGCGTGGTAGAAGCCGGGCTCGCCGACCGTCAGCGAATCGGAGCCGTCATAGGCAATCTCGACGCCGTCCATCGACTTGCCCATCTCGATGTAGCTGGCGACCTGGTCGAACTGCTTCTCGTTGATGATGCAGCCGATGTCGGTGGACTCGTCGCGGGGGTCGCCGACCTTCATCTTCGACACCGCGTCGACGAGCTTGGCCAGGAAGTCATCGTAGATGTCCTCGTGGAGGAACAGTCGCGAACCCATCGTGCACGACTGCCCCTGACGGGCGAAGCGGGTCGAGAGCAGCACCTGCTCGAGGGTGTCGTCGTCGTTCGAGTCCGGGAAGATGATGTTCGGGGACTTGCCGCCGAGCTCCATCGACGAATGCGCGAGACGGCCACCGGCCACCTCGGCGACGTGTCGGCCGACGCTCGTCGACCCGGTGAATGAGACCTTGTCGACGTCCGGGTGGACGTTGAGGGCCTCACCGATGACCGACCCCTTGCCGGTGACGACGTTGAGCACGCCGGCAGGCAGGATGTCGGCGATGATCTCGGCCATCTTGAGGATCGTCAGCGGCGCATCTTCGGCGCATTTGAGGACGATCGTGTTGCCCGCGGCGATCGCGGCCGGCGTCTTGAAGGCGGCGATCATCAACGGCGAGTTCCACGGCAGGATGCCGGCGACGACGCCCAGCGGCACGCGCTTGGTGTACTGCAGCTGCTTGTCTCCGGCGGGCAGGGTGTTGCCCTTGACCTCACCGGCGACCCCGCCCATGTAGCGGAACAGGTCGGCGAGCGTGATCGTCTCCGGGCGAGCCTGGGTGCGGATCGCGTTGCCGGTGTCGAGAGCAGTCAGCTGGGCGAGCTCCTCCGAGGCGGCGTCGAGAGCATCGGCGCAGGCCAGAAGCTTCTTCTGGCGCTCCTTGAACGGCAGGGCCGCCCACTCGGGGAAGGCTTTCCGCGCGGCCTGGACGGCGCGGTCGGCATCGGCCTCCTTGCCGTTGGGCACCGTGGCGATGACGACGTTGCGGTCGATCGGGGTGATGACATCGGTGGTGTCGCCGTCAGCGGCATCGACCCACTGACCGCCGATGAGCATCTTCCAGTTCTTGGCCTCTGGGAATTCCGACATTTCGGTCCTTTCGTTCAACGATGAACTCCTTAGGCCGAGCATAACGCGTGGCACTGGGCGGCAATACACCCGTTCGATAGGCGATCGCGCACACCCGATCTGCGCTCGGTGCACATGCGCGCAGCACCTGCGCCGAGGCGGCGCTGACGTTATCATCGGCCCCGCGGAGGCGGCTCTGACGTCATCATCCGCCTTCCCCGAGGCGGCGCTGACGTTGTCATCGGCCTTCCCCGAGGCGGCTCTGTCGTCCCAGCGCGACTCCTGCGGCCCGGCATCGCTACACTCGTGCCCATGACGTCGACGCCTCCGCTGACCGAGATCATGTCCCCCGATTGGGCGAGCGCCCTGGCCGGAGTGGAGGAGCGGATCCACTCGATGGGCGACTTCCTCCGCGAGGAGATCGCCGCCGGCCGCGCCTACCTGCCCTCCGGGGATTTCGTCTTCCGCGCCTTCGCCGAGCCGCTGTCCGAGGTCAAGGTCCTCATCGTCGGTCAGGACCCCTACCCGACGCCCGGCCACGCCATCGGACTGTCATTCGCCGTCGACCCCGATGTCCGCCCTCTGCCGCGGTCGCTGGGCAACATCTATCAGGAGCTCGAATCCGACCTCGGCATTCCGCCGGCCCAGCACGGAGACCTGCGCGCCTGGTCACGCCAGGGAGTCATGCTGCTCAACCGTGCTCTCACCGTCTCCCCAGGCGAACCCGCATCCCACCGCGGCAAAGGGTGGGAGGAGATCACGGAACGGGCGATCACTGCGCTGATCGAACGCGATCAGCCGCTCGTCGCCATCCTCTGGGGCCGCGATGCCAGGAACCTCGCTCCCCTGCTGACCTCGGGAACCGCCGAGGTGGCCATCATCGAATCCGCGCATCCCTCGCCTCTGTCGGCCCGCCGGGGATTCTTCGGCTCCCGCCCGTTCTCGCGCACGAACGAATTGCTCGCCCAGAAGGGCATCGACCCGATCGAATGGGCTCTGCCGGATCTGAACTGAGTCCGAATCAGGCCTGAGCCCGAAGCAGACGTGAATCCGGGTCGCATCTGGCTGCCGATCAGATCTGAATCGGGCCGGTCTCGGTCGCGTCTGAGGCTCCCGAACCTCCGGGCTCACCCGAGTGGGCCCTCACTCCTCCGGGCCCACTCGACTGGGTCTTCGCCCCTCCCGGCTGCACCGAGTCGATGACTGCGGTCGCGGGCTCGCCGCTGCGCACCTCCTCGACCTTCTCCTCGGCCGAACTCTGACTCTTGAGATTCTTCAGCGGCAGCGCCAGATAGCTGCCGAGCACGGCACCGACTGCGAGTGCCGCATTCGCCAGGATCGCGGTGAACAGCGAGGACAGACCCACAGCGAAGGAGACGTTCTCCGACTCCGATGCGATCTGATAGACGGCGGTGAAGATCGACAAACCCTGCAGCAGGGTGTAGATGCCGGGGATCATGAGCACGATCGCCGGCGCTCCCAGTCGCAGCGCCAGAGGTCGCGACAGGAAACCGGTGACGGTGGCCGCCAGCAGACTGGCGAGCACATTGTCGATGTCCAACAGCGTCAGCGACATCATCGTGATGTGCGATGCGAGTCCGACCAGCGCGGCGGGAAGGATGAATCGGCGTCTGGCCGACATGGCCACTGCCCCGGACATCGACACCACGGCCGCTGCGACCATCGACAGGATCGCCGTGACCACATGCGGACTCGTCTTCGGCACGAGCACTTCGATATGGCTGAGCCCGATGGCCTGACCGCAGACGATTCCCAGGGCGATGCCGGAGACGATGCCGGCCAGAGTCATGAACACTCCGACCACCCGCCCGGCTGCGGTCAGCGGGAAGTTCGTCAGCGCGTCCTGAACCGCCGAATACAGCGACTGCGTCGGCAGCAGCAGGACGATGCCGGCTGCCACGAGGTACTGCGGTGAGGCGATGATGCCGACATCGCCGGCGATGGTGGCGATGAGGGTCGCCGAGGCGGCCTGCAGCGCCGTGATGAAGAACGACGGCAGGTGGGTGCGCCCGAGCAGTTTGCCGAACTGGAACACGACGATCGCCATCGTGATACCGAGGGGAATCGCGACCGGGCCTCCCCCGAGGAGCAGGACGAGGGCACCGACCATGAAGCCCCAGGCACCGGTGGTGAACCATTCGGGAAACGGTCGCCGCTGCGTCCGTATCGCGTCGAGACGGCTGCGTGCCTCATGGAACTCCAACCGTCCGTCGACGAGGTCGGTGACGAGCTTGTGCACCGAGGCGAGCTTCGCGAAATGCGTGGACTCACCGCGGTTGACCCGCATCACCGTCAGCAGACGTCCGTCCGAGGTCGAATAGTGCACGACGAGAGTGTTCGAGGTCAGATCGACCTCGACGGTGGCCAGACCGCACGCGGTGCAGGCGGCGATGACGGAGACCTCGACATCGCTGGTGCCGGCGCCGGCACGCATCATCATCGCCGCGATATCGGCGGCGAGGTCGAGGATCATCCGGGCTTCGTCTTCGGTCGGCTCCTGCGCCTGCACGGGCGCCTGGTACGGAGTGCCCTTGAGCGCGGTGACGATCGGCACCGGCTGCGTGTTCTCCGTTGTGCCCGAGACGAGTTTGCCGACGGTGCGCCGAGCGACTCTCTGAGCGATGCGCTGAGACGCACCGAGGTGGTCGGTGCGGGGCTTCGACCGTCCGCCGCTGCGTTCGGGCTTCGCGGCCTTCGCGGCCGCGGCCTTCGCGACGTCGTCGGGCTGGGGTTCCGGCGAGGACTCCCGCAGCTCGGCCAGACGCTGCAGTCGGGTGCGTTCGAGCAGCTCCCGCAGAGCCTGGGATCCGGCCTCCGGGTTGCCGCCGGAGACCGGAGCCGGGGACGAGCCGCGGACAGGACCCGGCTCGGTCGGATCCTCGACCCGAACCTCGGCGGTGGTGGCGTCTTCGAGTTCTCTGTCGCTCACGGCTCGCTGATGAGTGTCGGGCCGAGCGGGTCGGCGACGTGCGCGGTTCCTGAGGCGGCGTCATAGTCGAAGACGCGACGGCCGGAGACGAAGACGGTCTCGGCGCGGGAGTTGAGATCGAGGGGGTCTCCCGACCAGATGACGAGATCGGCATCGCGGCCCACGGCCAAGGAGCCGAGGCGGTCCTCGAGGCCGAAGATCGCGGCCGGGTTGATCGTCAGCGCTTCGATCGCGACGACCGGGTCGAGGCCCTCCTTCACCGCGAGGGAGGCTTCGTGGATGAGGAAGTTGATCGGGATGACCGGATGGTCGGTGGTCAGCGCGATGCGCACCCCCGCCTCGGCCAGCGAAGCCGCGGTGGCCAGGGTGCGGTCGCGCAGTTCGACCTTCGACCGGGAGGTCATCAGAGGTCCGAGAATGACGTCGATGCCCTTGGCGGCGATGAAGTCGGCGATCTTGTGGCCTTCGGTCCCGTGGTTGATGACGAGGCGGTACCCGAATTCCTCGGACAGCCGGATGGCGGTGGCGATGTCGTCGGCGCGGTGGCAGTGCTGGTCGAACGCGAGCTTGCCGTCGAGGACGTCGGCCAGTGTCTCCTTGACCAGGTCACGGTCGAACGGGGTGCCCTCGGCTTCCGCCTGGGCGCGTTTGGCCTGGTAGTTCCGTGCCTCGACGAAGGCGTCGCGGATGATCTTGACGGTGCCCATCCTCGTCGACGGGGTGACCTTCTTCTCCCCGTACACGCGTTTCGGGTTCTCGCCGAGCGCGGATTTCACGGACAGGTCCTGTGTCACGAGCATTTCGTCGACGATGCGGCCCCAGGTTTTGAGGAAGGCGGTGCGACCGCCGATGGGATTGCCGGAACCGGGTTTGATGAGCGCCGAGGTGACACCCCCGCGCAGCGCATCCTTGAATCCGAGGTCGGTGGGATCGATGCTGTCGAGCGCGCGCAGGCCCGCCCCGTTGGGATCGGTCATCTCGTTCGTATCGTCACCGGACCAGCCCTCGCCGTCCTCATGCACGCCGAGGTGACCGTGAGCTTCGACGAAACCGGGCAGGACCCAGCGTCCGCCGGCATCGATGACCTCGGTGTCCGCTGGGAGGGAAGAGGTGTCGACGGGGCCGGGAGCCACCTCGGTGATGCGACCGTCCCGGACCGTGAGCGTGCCCGATCCGATCGACTCGGCGCGGTTGCCGGACGCATCTGCCACGGGCACGATCCGCGCGTTCGTGATGACGAAATCTGTGTCTGCGGGGACCGGGACTGAGCGATACATTCTGCTCCTAGCGAGGGGGTCGGCGACGACGTCTGTGCGGTCTCGAGTCTACGCCACTCGATGTTCGGACACGGTGACCTCGGGGCCGTTCGCCGCGTTGACGGGAGGCCTCCGGCAGGCCGAGTTCTCACCCTCTTCCCTCCCCAATTGCTACCTGACGGCGGCTCAGCAACCTCGCGCGAGGTTGCTGAGCCGCCGTCAGGATCCTTCTATGTCGGTCAAGCGGCTTGACCGATCGGGTTCGTGGCCTCGAGAATCCGATACACCGAACGGGCCAAACTACGCTTCATACACCGGATCGTCTCCTTCTTCGTCTTCCCCTCACTCAGCCGTCTAGCCATGTACGCCTGGGACTTCTTATGGTGAGAAAGCCGCGTGACTGCCACCATGTACAACGCAGAATTCAACCGACGATCACCACTGCGATTCAGCCGGAACCTCACCACATTCCCCGACGACGCCGGTATCGGACAGACCCCCGCCAACTTCGCGAACGCAGCCTCGGAACGCACCCGCCCATGATGCGACCACGCCAGGTAGAACACAGCCGCAGTGATCGGACCGATCCCCGGCTCAGCCAGCAACGCCGCCCCCGGACTGTCCTTGACCAAGGCCTCGATCCGGGCGGCGTAGTCCTTGATTTCGGCATCGAGCTCGACGACACGTTTGGCTAACCGGATGGCTTCCCGACGAGCCTCGGTCAGTGCCACAGACTCGTCCCTGATCCGCCACTTCGCCACCGTCTGAATCGTGACGACAGACAATTTCCGACGCGCATCGACACCGAGGTCATGACCACGCAACAGCGCAGTGAGCGCATTGATCGTCCGGGTCTTCTCCCGAGTCATGGACTCCCGCGCCTTGACCAGGATCCGCAGTCCCTGACGCGGCCCATCAGCCTGCCGGGGAAACCGCAGCCGCGACTCATCCAGCGACAGGACCGCGCCAGCGATCCGTCGGGCATCGATCCGGTCGTCCTTGCCCGTGGCATGCCGGTCGCGAGCATTCATGCTGGCAGCCTCGGCGACCGTGTACCCGGCCTCGGCGACATGATCGGCCAGGATCGCCCCGTACGTGCCGATACCCTCGATCACCCACAGGGTCTCAAGGTCCCCGCCGGTACGACGCCCGGCCCACGTCAGGGCTCGTTTGATGCCGGCTTTTGTCGTCGGGAACGTGGCAGTATCGATGTGCTCACCAGACTTGGTGAGGACACTGTAGACGTGGTTCTTCGCGTGGGTGTCGACGCCAACGACAAACGCGTATAAATGCGAGATGATAGTCATGACGGTTCGTGCTTCTCCTGTGTCGGAACGGATGAGGTCCGACCGTCGAACGGTCGGCTCCGGTCCGGGAGATAGTCACGTCGAAACACCACTGTGATGAGTCACGTTCGGTCAGGAACGGACAACCTTCTGATCAAGTTATCGATGTGGGCCGAGCCGGTGCCGACCGCCCACCAATCATCAGACAGATCCCGACGAGGACATCGTTGGAGTCAGTAGCAATTAGAGTCATGATGATCGATGGGACGGTCAGTTCCTACTCTGCCAGCCAGTCCCAGACCAGCCACTATCAATACTCACAGTAGCAATTGGGGGCGGACGGGTCCGTGTCCGGCGCGGCGTATAGTCTGGATGCATCGTCCGAAGAGAGAAGGATCCCTGATGCTTGAGCCGATCACCTCATACGTCGCAATCGGAGACTCGTTCAGTGAGGGTCTGATGGATCCCGACCCACGGGTCGAGGACCGGTACCGCGGGTGGACCGACCGGCTCGCGCTCATGCTCACGGAGTCCGCGGTGGGCAGCCCGGACCTGTTCTATGCCAATCTGGCCATCCGAGGTCGGCTGCTCGACCGCATCGTCGATGACCAGGTGCCGCAGGTTCTCGAGATGAAGCCGGACCTCGTGAGCCTGTGCGCCGGCGGCAACGACTGCCTGCGCCCGAAGGCCGATATCGATGCCCTGGCCGCGAAGTTCGAACGCGCTGTGATCGCCCTGCGTGAAGCCGGCATCGAAGTGCTCATGTGCAACGGCTTCGATACCGAGTTCAGCACCCCGCTCATCCGTGCGGTGCGTCCTCGAGTGGGAATCTACAATGCGCATCTATGGTCGATCGCGCAGCGTCACGGCTGCCATATGGTCGATCTCTGGGGGCTGCGTTCGCTCTACGCCGCGCAGATGTGGGCCGATGACCGCATCCATCTGTCGACGGAGGGCCACCACCTCGTCGCCGAGCAGGCTCTGGCCACCCTGGAGAGCGGCCGCTCCCTGCCGGTCAAGGGCTTCGGCGTTCCCGCCCGTCCGACGCGGGCGATCCGCGAAGTGATGAGCGAGGAGTCGCGGTGGGCCCGTGAGTACCTGGCCCCCTGGGTCGGTCGCCGACTGCGCGGACAGTCCTCCGGTGACACGCTCGACCCGAAGCTGCCCGAACTCACCCGCGTCCGCGACCTCGTCGAACGCTCGCGCGAGGTCGACCGCGCACGTGGGGCCGGCGGGGCCGAGGTGCCTGGCGCGGCGGACGCTGCCGGCCGGTCGGACACGGCCGACCTGACCGACTCAGGCGGAACTCGCGCCGACGAGACCGGCGTCGGTGAGGTGAACACGCCTCGGGATTCCGACCGATGAGCGTCGAGTCCGTGCGCATTCCCGAACTCTCAGCCGCCGGGGCCGCCATGGCGCCGTTCTTCCGCCACGTCTACGGGGACTCCCCCGAGCAGTTCGTCGAGGTCTTCGGTGACCCGGCGGCCGCCTCGGCGACGGTGGTCTTCGTCCACGGAGGCTACTTCCGGCCCAGCACCGACCTGGCCCATGCCCGGCCGTTGGCTCGGGCGTTGGCCGAGTCCGGGGTGCTCGTCGCCTCCGTCGAGTATCGACGACTCGGCGGTCAGCCGCTCCTGCTCGACGATGTCACCGCGGGCATCGATTCGGTGTGCGCCGAACTTCCGCGCTGGGGAGTCAGCGAACACGCGAGGCAGAATCTGATCGTCTCGGGCCACTCGGCCGGTGGCTGCCTCGTCCTCGCCTGGGCCTCGCATCTGCCCGAGGAGGGACCGCGGATCCGTCTGCGCCCTCTGGCACCGGTGACCGATCTGCTGCGGGAAGTCGAGGCGGGCCTCGGGGATGGAGCGGTGTTGGACTATATGGGGGTGCGCCCCGAGGATGATCGGCAGGCGTATCTGCGCCACGATCCGCGTTCGCGCGCGGTCTGCATCCCGGCACGCGTCGATGTGCATTCGATCCACGGGGATGCCGATGCCACCGTCGACATCGAGTTCTCCCGCGTCTTCCCCGCCGCCCTGACCGGGCTGGCCGGGGCGAACCATGCCGATGTCATCGACCCCGATTCTCCGTTCTTCCCGCAGGTGAGGAGCCTGCTGCTCGGCTGAAGGGCGGCGTTCAGACCCCTTTGGGGCTGATGCCCGGCCCGTTCTCGATGCCGGTGCGGATATCGAAGAGTTCGGGGAAGAACGTCAGATCGAGCGCCTTCTGCAGGAATCCGACTCCGCTCGAGCCGCCCGTTCCGCGTTTCATGCCGATGATCCGCAGCACCGTGCGCATGTGCCGGTAGCGCCAGATCTGGAAGTTCTCCTCGAGGTCGACGAGCTCTTCGCAGCTCTCGTATTCCTGCCAGTACTTCTGCGGGTTCTCGTAGATGATGCGGAAGACATCGCACAGTTCCTCGTCGAAGGTGTGGGCGACCGACTTGTCCCGATCGAGCAGCCGCTGCGGCACCGGAAGTCCGCGCCGGGCCAGACAGGCGAGGAACTCGTCGTAGATGCTCGGCTCCTCCAAGTACTGTTCGAGAGCCGCACGTGCCTCGGGCTCTCCGTCGAAGACCGGGAGCATGGCGCGGTTCTTGTTGCCGAGCAGGAATTCCACGGCCCGGTACTGCCAGGACTGGAAGCCGGAGGCTCGGCCGAGCTGGTCGCGGAACCCGACGTATTCGCTCGGCGTCAGCGTGGCGAGCACCGACCACTGCTCGGTCAGGGTCTTCTGGATGTGTTTGACGCGGGCGATGCGTTTGAGCGCGGTCTGCAGCTCATCGTCGGCGATGAGGCGCCGGGCGTCCAGGAGCTCGTGGATGACGAGCCTGAACCACAGCTCCGTGGTCTGGTGCTGGATGATGAAGAGCAGCTCGTCGTGATGTTCGGGACTGCTGACGGGGTGCTGGGCGCCCAGGAGCCGGTCGAGGTCGAGATACGACCCGTAGGTCATCGACTCCTTGAGGTCGGTGTGGACCCCGGCTTCGAGGTCTCGTTCGTTCTTCTCGGCCGTCGTCCGAGCGTCGCTGCCCGGGTCATGGTTGGTGTCGGTCATGACCTCCAGCATAGGGGTCAGCCGGGTTGCCGCCTCTGCGGTTCGGCGACGTCCCGCACTTCGTCGACCAGCTGCTTCCATTCCGGCGGCATCTGGGACTCGCCGAAGCGCACTCGCCCGAACCGGCTTTCGATGAGATAGGCGAAACGGTCAGCCCCCGTGGACTGCGGCGCATCATCACTCTGCCCGCCGTCGGACCAGGGAAGATCGGCGATGCGCGGGCCGAGGTCATCGCGCCGACTGCTCGCGTCGATGTCGACTTCCCAGACGAGCAGCATCCCGCCGATCCCGCCCGAGCGTTCGACGAGCAGACGCCCGAAGCCCTCCGCAGGCTTCTCGTTCACCAGCTGCTCCCCTGGTTTCCGCGCGCCGATCCGGAGTGGGAGATGCCCACGGCTTCCCACCCGGAGACGATCGCATCGTGAACGTCGGATCCGGCGCCGAACTGGTCGGCCGCCTCGGCGATGGTGA
Protein-coding regions in this window:
- a CDS encoding SGNH/GDSL hydrolase family protein, which gives rise to MLEPITSYVAIGDSFSEGLMDPDPRVEDRYRGWTDRLALMLTESAVGSPDLFYANLAIRGRLLDRIVDDQVPQVLEMKPDLVSLCAGGNDCLRPKADIDALAAKFERAVIALREAGIEVLMCNGFDTEFSTPLIRAVRPRVGIYNAHLWSIAQRHGCHMVDLWGLRSLYAAQMWADDRIHLSTEGHHLVAEQALATLESGRSLPVKGFGVPARPTRAIREVMSEESRWAREYLAPWVGRRLRGQSSGDTLDPKLPELTRVRDLVERSREVDRARGAGGAEVPGAADAAGRSDTADLTDSGGTRADETGVGEVNTPRDSDR
- a CDS encoding alpha/beta hydrolase produces the protein MSVESVRIPELSAAGAAMAPFFRHVYGDSPEQFVEVFGDPAAASATVVFVHGGYFRPSTDLAHARPLARALAESGVLVASVEYRRLGGQPLLLDDVTAGIDSVCAELPRWGVSEHARQNLIVSGHSAGGCLVLAWASHLPEEGPRIRLRPLAPVTDLLREVEAGLGDGAVLDYMGVRPEDDRQAYLRHDPRSRAVCIPARVDVHSIHGDADATVDIEFSRVFPAALTGLAGANHADVIDPDSPFFPQVRSLLLG
- a CDS encoding protealysin inhibitor emfourin is translated as MNEKPAEGFGRLLVERSGGIGGMLLVWEVDIDASSRRDDLGPRIADLPWSDGGQSDDAPQSTGADRFAYLIESRFGRVRFGESQMPPEWKQLVDEVRDVAEPQRRQPG
- a CDS encoding tryptophan 2,3-dioxygenase family protein, translated to MTDTNHDPGSDARTTAEKNERDLEAGVHTDLKESMTYGSYLDLDRLLGAQHPVSSPEHHDELLFIIQHQTTELWFRLVIHELLDARRLIADDELQTALKRIARVKHIQKTLTEQWSVLATLTPSEYVGFRDQLGRASGFQSWQYRAVEFLLGNKNRAMLPVFDGEPEARAALEQYLEEPSIYDEFLACLARRGLPVPQRLLDRDKSVAHTFDEELCDVFRIIYENPQKYWQEYESCEELVDLEENFQIWRYRHMRTVLRIIGMKRGTGGSSGVGFLQKALDLTFFPELFDIRTGIENGPGISPKGV